From Piscinibacter gummiphilus:
AACCGCCACCTAAGCCGAAGCGATAAGTGTCGCTGCCAATCCCGCCATCCATGGTGTCGTTGCCTTCGCCACCATCAAGGATGTCATTTCCATTGCGACCATAGAGAAAATCGTTGCCCGCGAGGCCGGTTAGTACGTCATCAGAGACATAGCCGGTGATGGTGTCAACGCCAGCTGTGCCTTGCAGCACCATGGTCTTGACCGTGGCCACGTCCCAGCTGGTCCCGTCTTCGAAGCGGATCTGCTCCAGGGCATAGCCCTGCGTGCCGAAGCCATCGTTGTTGAAGTAGTTCGAGATGATGACCTGGTCGGTGGTGCCGTTGATCCGCACGACCAGGTTGTCGCCGCTGCGGGTGAGCGTGACGTCGCTGGCCAGCACGCCGGCCTTGAACTGCAGCACGTCTTGCTTGCCCACCGTGGGGTCAGCGTACCCGCTGTAGCCGTCGGAGCGGTTGCTGATCGTGTCCTGCCCGTCGCCACGGCCGAACAGGTAGGTGTCGCTGCCGTAACCGCCCACGAGGGTGTCGTTGCCAGCACCACCGTCGAGCACGTCGTTGCCACCGTTGCCGCCGTACATGCCGTCGCCGTACAGGTTGTCGTTGCCCGCCCCACCCATGAGCGTGTCGGCACCAACCCCGCCGGTCAGCGTGTCAGCACCTTCACCACCCAGCAGCACGTCGTTGCCGTTCTCGCCATTGAGCGTGTCGGCGCCGTCACCACCGTCCAGCGTGTCGTTGCCGTCACGGCCGTACAGCGTGTCATTGCCGGCCAGACCCGCAATGGTGTCGTCGGTGGCATAGCCGGTGATGGTGTCAACGCCAGCTGTGCCTTGCAGCACCATGGTCTTGACCGTGGCCACGTCCCAGCTGGTCCCGTCTTCGAAGCGGATCTGCTCCAGGGCATAGCCCTGCGTGCCGAAGCCATCGTTGTTGAAGTAGTTCGAGATGATGACCTGGTCGGTGGTGCCGTTGATCCGCACGACCAGGTTGTCGCCGCTGCGGGTGAGCGTGACGTCGCTGGCCAGCACGCCGGCCTTGAACTGCAGCACGTCTTGCTTGCCCACCGTGGGGTCAGCGTACCCGCTGTAGCCGTCGGAGCGGTTGCTGATCGTGTCCTGCCCGTCGCCACGGCCGAACAGGTAGGTGTCGCTGCCGTAACCGCCCACGAGGGTGTCGTTGCCAGCACCACCGTCGAGCACGTCGTTGCCACCGTTGCCGCCGTACATGCCGTCGCCGTACAGGTTGTCGTTGCCCGCCCCACCCATGAGCGTGTCGGCACCAACCCCGCCGGTCAGCGTGTCAGCACCTTCACCACCCAGCAGCACGTCGTTGCCGTTCTCGCCATTGAGCGTGTCGGCGCCGTCACCACCGTCCAGCGTGTCGTTGCCGTCACGGCCGTACAGCGTGTCATTGCCGGCCAGACCCGCAATGGTGTCGTCGGTGGCATAGCCGGTGATGGTGTCAACGCCAGCTGTGCCTTGCAGCACCATGGTCTTGACCGTGGCCACGTCCCAGCTGGTCCCGTCTTCGAAGCGGATCTGCTCCAGGGCATAGCCCTGCGTGCCGAAGCCATCGTTGTTGAAGTAGTTCGAGATGATGACCTGGTCGGTGGTGCCGTTGATCCGCACGACCAGGTTGTCGCCGCTGCGGGTGAGCGTGACGTCGCTGGCCAGCACGCCGGCCTTGAACTGCAACACGTCTTGCTTGCCCACCGTGGGGTCAGCGTACCCGCTGTAGCCGTCGGAGCGGTTGCTGATCGTGTCCTGCCCGTCGCCACGGCCGAACAGGTAGGTGTCGCTGCCGTAACCGCCCACGAGGGTGTCGTTGCCAGCACCACCGTCGAGCACGTCGTTGCCACCGTTGCCGCCGTACATGCCGTCGCCGTACAGGTTGTCGTTGCCCGCCCCACCCATGAGCGTGTCGGCACCAACCCCGCCGGTCAGCGTGTCAGCACCTTCACCACCCAGCAGCACGTCGTTGCCGTTCTCGCCATTGAGCGTGTCGGCGCCGTCACCACCGTCCAGCGTGTCGTTGCCGTCACGGCCGTACAGCGTGTCATTGCCGGCCAGACCCGCAATGGTGTCGTCGGTGGCATAGCCGGTGATGGTGTCAACGCCAGCTGTGCCTTGCAGCACCATGGTCTTGACCGTGGCCACGTCCCAGCTGGTCCCGTCTTCGAAGCGGATCTGCTCCAGGGCATAGCCCTGCGTGCCGAAGCCATCGTTGTTGAAGTAGTTCGAGATGATGACCTGGTCGGTGGTGCCGTTGATCCGCACGACCAGGTTGTCGCCGCTGCGGGTGAGCGTGACGTCGCTGGCCAGCACGCCGGCCTTGAACTGCAGCACGTCTTGCTTGCCCACGGTGGGGTCGACACTGCCTCCCCATGCATCGGCGTAGTTGCTGATCGTGTCTTGCCCGTCGCCCCGACCGAACAGGTAGGTGTCGCTGCCGAAGCCACCGACAAGGGTGTCGTTGCCGGCGCCTCCGTCGAGCACGTCGTTGCCACCATTGCCTCCGTACATGCCGTCGCCGTACAGGTTGTCGTTGCCAGCCCCACCCATGAGCGTGTCGGCACCAACCCCGCCGGTCAGCGTGTCAGCACCTTCACCACCCAGCAGCACGTCGTTGCCGTTCTCGCCGTTGAGCGTGTCGGCGCCGTCACCACCGTCCAGCGTGTCGTTGCCGTCACGGCCGTACAGCGTGTCGTTGCCACCCAGACCTATCAACACATCGTCTGTGGCATAGCCAATGAGAGTGTCGTTTCCCGCCGTGGCTTGCATCATCGCTTTGACCGTGGCCACGTTCCAACTGGTCCCGTCTTCGAAGCGGATCTGCTCCACGGCGTAGCCTTGCGCGCTGACGCCGTCTCCGACGAAGTAGCTGGAGATCGTGACCTGGTCGGTGGTGCCGTTGATCCGCACGACCAGGTTGTCGCCGCTGCGGGTGAGCGTGACGTCGCTGGCCAGCACGCCGGACTTGAACTGCAACACGTCTTGCTTGCCCACCGTGGGATCGGCACTGCCGCCCCATGCATCGGCGTAGTTGCTGATCGTGTCTTGCCCGTCGCCCCGACCGAACAGGTAGGTGTCGCTGCCGAAGCCGCCCACGAGGGTGTCGTTGCCAGCACCACCGTCGAGCACGTCGTTGCCACCGTTGCCGCCGTACATGCCGTCGCCGTACAGGTTGTCGTTGCCCGCCCCACCCATGAGCGTGTCGGCACCAACCCCGCCGGTCAGCGTGTCAGCACCTTCACCACCCAGCAGCACGTCGTTGCCGTTCTCGCCATTGAGCGTGTCGGCGCCGTCACCACCGTCCAGCGTGTCGTTGCCGTCACGGCCGTACAGCGTGTCATTGCCGGCCAGACCCGCAATGGTGTCGTCGGTGGCATAGCCGGTGATGGTGTCAACGCCAGCTGTGCCTTGCAGCACCATGGTCTTGACCGTGGCCACGTCCCAGCTGGTCCCGTCTTCGAAGCGGATCTGCTCCAGGGCATAGCCCTGCGTGCCGAAGCCATCGTTGTTGAAGTAGTTCGAGATGATGACCTGGTCGGTGGTGCCGTTGATCCGCACGACCAGGTTGTCGCCGCTGCGGGTGAGCGTGACGTCGCTGGCCAGCACGCCGGCCTTGAACTGCAACACGTCTTGCTTGCCCACCGTGGGGTCAGCGTACCCGCTGTAGCCGTCGGAGCGGTTGCTGATCGTGTCCTGCCCGTCGCCACGGCCGAACAGGTAGGTGTCGCTGCCGTAACCGCCCACGAGGGTGTCGTTGCCAGCACCACCGTCGAGCACGTCGTTGCCACCGTTGCCGCCGTACATGCCGTCGCCGTACAGGTTGTCGTTGCCCGCCCCACCCATGAGCGTGTCGGCACCAACCCCGCCGGTCAGCGTGTCAGCACCTTCACCACCCAGCAGCACGTCGTTGCCGTTCTCGCCATTGAGCGTGTCGGCGCCGTCACCACCGTCCAGCGTGTCGTTGCCGTCACGGCCGTACAGCGTGTCATTGCCGGCCAGACCCGCAATGGTGTCGTCGGTGGCATAGCCGGTGATGGTGTCAACGCCAGCTGTGCCTTGCAGCACCATGGTCTTGACCGTGGCCACGTCCCAGCTGGTCCCGTCTTCGAAGCGGATCTGCTCCAGGGCATAGCCCTGCGTGCCGAAGCCATCGTTGTTGAAGTAGTTCGAGATGATGACCTGGTCGGTGGTGCCGTTGATCCGCACGACCAGGTTGTCGCCGCTGCGGGTGAGCGTGACGTCGCTGGCCAGCACGCCGGCCTTGAACTGCAGCACGTCTTGCTTGCCCACGGTGGGGTCGACACTGCCTCCCCATGCATCGGCGTAGTTGCTGATCGTGTCTTGCCCGTCGCCCCGACCGAACAGGTAGGTGTCGCTGCCGAAGCCACCGACAAGGGTGTCGTTGCCGGCGCCTCCGTCGAGCACGTCGTTGCCACCATTGCCTCCGTACATGCCGTCGCCGTACAGGTTGTCGTTGCCAGCCCCACCCATGAGCGTGTCGGCACCAACCCCGCCGGTCAGCGTGTCAGCGCCTTCCCCGCCCAGAAGAACGTCGTTGCCGTTCTCGCCGTTGAGCGTGTCGTTGCCGTCGCCTCCATCGAGCAGATCGTCACCCGATTTAGCACTAAAAACGTTTGAGCTAGCGTCACCAAAATAGATATCGGCGCGGCTACTGCCGACGGAGACTGCCGGGCTATATAGATCAAGTGACAGAAGCTCTGCGCGGAGTGCGGATTCCGCACCCAAAGAATCAACCCATGAACGCAACAGCCCGACAGCATCGAACCCAGTAAGTTCAAGGGCTCCGTTCGCATACTTCGTTAGTTCAATCAGATCAATCAGCGCCTTGCGCTCATCAGCCAATTTTTGGTCATCAAGCTTCCCGCTTAGAGTCGAGGTGTCGAAGTGCAGTCCCGCTTGGTCAACAACAGGAGTGATGCAGTCGAGGTATGGTTTAAGGCGCGTCTGAAGTACCAATGCCTCATAAACTGAACTCGTGAGCGCCTCATACGCTTGGTTAATCGAATGGATCTGTTGCGTAGCAAGCGTGATCCACCAATTGACCTGAAGTCCCGGTGCCAACATGCCGCCACCGCCGCCTCCTCCACCGCCGGACGATGAACTGGCGCTTCCCCCTCCGGTCCCCTGCGTCGCCGTAAAGTTGATAAAGCGTTGGCCATTGAACGCCTCCAAAATCGCGAGCCTGCGAAAGACCTCCAGCCCCGCATCGTTTAACACCTTCGCGGATTGCTGACCTGCCTGAATGTACGTGTAGTACTCATTGCCCTCCAGACCGATGCCAACGCCCTGGGTATACGACGTCGGGCTCATCGTTTCATAGAAGATCGGGTCAACCGTGGAGTAGCGATACGTGGCACTGCTGCTCGTTTGGGATACCAAAGTCGCTTGCACGGCTCTATGCCAACGGTCATCAAAGCGCCCGCTCGTCTTTGCCCATAGTTCAACTAGGGCGTCAACTTCGGCAAGTTGCTCGTCACGACTGCTTGCAGCCGAGTACTGCGCGACCTTGCTTGCAAAGCTGGCGGCCGCCGTGGTGCTTAGGCTCATTGCCTCGCGCAGGTCTCGAAGCCATCCAGAGCCCTGCATTTGGGCAGCCGTTCGCGCCTGGGTGGTCAAGGGAATGACATCCCCAAACTCCCTATAAAACGGGTTGTCGGCTAGGTTCAAATTGCTCGCAGTTAGATCAACACTGTCTATCTCTGTGATGCTCCCGTCGGCGCGGGAAACTGTGGCTTGGCCCGTCACCGTGTTCCCATTGTTGAGATTGATGGTCGTCGTGGTCGCTGTCAGGGCGATCGATGTGATGCCCTGCTCTGCCAATGAAATCAGTTCGCTAGTTTGGCTTATGCCGTCTTGGTTGATGTCTCGCCACAGTCTGACGTTGACGAACTCCGCGTCTCGCTCGTCAAAGACTCCGTCGCCGAAGCCTGCAGAACCTGCACTGCCATCACCTATGTCCAGCGCCCGCAACGCCTCAAAGCCGCTTGTGGCATTGCGTGAGAACGTTGTCGGCTGTGTACTTCCTGGCAGTGTCTCCGTAACCGAAATTTGTGTGTCTGCGCCGAAAAGCTCCCGGCCACTGTCGATCGTGCCGTTGCCGTTGCGGTCAAGCACTAGCCAGGCATCGTCGCCCTGGAGCCAACCGGTACCCGTCTTGATGCCGTCGGCGTTGTGGTCGAAAAGGATCGGAGCGCCGGACGCGGAAATGCCCACTGTTTCAATCCCGTCCCCATCCAAATCGATGGCCAATGGATCCCGTCGGGGCGGTGTTAGCGCCTGTTGCCAGTTGCCGTTTACCGATGGATCAATCTCCGCACCAGGCCACGGCATGCCAGTGGCTGGGTCTCCCGCAATCGGAAAATCTATACCGTCGCGGAAGCGATCCCAAAAGGCCGGGTCTGTAATCATGTCTCGAATGCCCGGGTCCGAGAGAGCACCAGCCGTTATTGCAACAGCAGTCATCCCCAGGACGACCGGTAAGCTCACCGTAGCACCAACGGCCATTCCCGCAAGAGACATCGCGGTGATAATTTTTGAGGCTAGATCTAAACAGCGCGCGTCAATTTGCACGGTGCCGCCGTCGCCGAAGGGCACGAGTCTTGGCTCTCCACCCAGTGCAGATGCAGAAAGTAGCGCATTAATAACAGCGTTCGGTAGCACGACGGCGGGCCCGACGATCGGGGCGGCCACGGCAACCAATAAGCCGTTTCCGGCAGTAACTACCGAAACGCTTCCAGAATCATATATGGACATAGATCACCTAGATTTTTAGGAGCCAGAACAAGAAAATCACCAGCCAAACGAAAGTCAAGGCAGAAATTGCTCTCCACCGATATATCGAAGCTCTGTAAGCGAATCGATCGACGAGCCGCGCAAGTGCTGCGACGATCCCTTTCTTGGTCGCCAGCCTTTGTTGATACTTTTCGTGCACTATCGTTAGTTCTTCTCGTGGCGGATAAAGAAACGAAACGGAGACAGCACAGAATATGACCACAAGCAATACAAAGAGCAGTACCGGCATATTAAAAAACTCCCCAAGGTAATTGGGTTTTATCTTTCTCCAAGACTCTCGCTCACGGTCCTTTGCAGCGGACTCAACAAATAGTCGAACACGCTTCTTCGACCGGTTTTGATCTCCGCAGTGAGATTCATTCCAGGGCTTAGATGGATGCGCTTCCCGTCCACGAGGATGTCGTTGTCCCTGAGCGTCAGCGTGGCCGGGAAGATGGCGCCGCGCTTTTCGTCGTTCACCGCGTCAGCAGTGACGCTGTACACGTTCGCTTCGACCGTACCGTAGCGCGTGAAGGGGAAGGTTTCGAGCTTAATCGCCGCGATCTGCCCCGGATTGACGAAGCCGATGTCCTTGTTGTCGATCACCACCTCGGCGGTCACCTGTGCGTCCTTGGGCACGATGACCATCAGCACCTGGGCCTCGGTGACCACGCCACCCTCGGTGTGCACCGCCACCTGCTGAACCGTGCCGGCCACTGGGGCGGTGAGCTGCGTCAGCCGGGTGCGCTGCTCGGTCTTGCTGCGCTCTTGGGTCAGCTGGATGCGCTTGGTGCTGGCCTGGGCCTGGCGGTCATTGAGGGTGCGCTGGGTTTCGGCGAGGTAGGCGCTTCTGGCGTTGTCGCTCTCGGTCAGCGCGGCCTGAGCTTCGGCCAGGCGGGCTTTCTGGGTGGCGAGGTCACGCTCCTGTTCGATGCGCTCGCGGGTGCGGTCTTGCCGGGCGTGGTCGGAGATGAAGCCTTCGCTGGTCAGGCGCTTGAAGTCGGCTTCGCGCTGCTGGGCCAGCGGCAGTGTGGCGTCGAGCTTGGCGATGGTTTCCTGGACGGTGGCGATCTCGGCTTGGCGCCGTGCGTGTTCGGCCCCCAGCTTGGCGAGCTTGGCGTTGATGTCCTGCCATTCGGCTTGCAGCTGGGCCTGGTCGCGGCCGCTGGCGCCTTTCATGACGGGCGCGTGGCCCGCCTTGAGCGCTGCCAGCAGCGCCGTCGTCCGATCCTCTTCGGAGGCCGCGGAGGCAAGTTGCTCTTGCACGCTGGCACCGTCAGCAGCAGCCATGGTCGGGTCCAACTCCACCAGCACCTGGCCGGCTTTCACGAGATCGCCGTCCTTGACCAGCACGCGCTTGACGACACTTCGCTCCAGGGGCTGCAGCGTCTTGGTGCGGTTGCTGACGACGATGCGGCCGGGGGCCACGGCCACGATGTCGACTTGGCCGAAGATGGACCAGACGAGGGCGATCAGGAAGAGCGCACAGATGACCCAAGCCACGCG
This genomic window contains:
- a CDS encoding calcium-binding protein, which produces MAAPIVGPAVVLPNAVINALLSASALGGEPRLVPFGDGGTVQIDARCLDLASKIITAMSLAGMAVGATVSLPVVLGMTAVAITAGALSDPGIRDMITDPAFWDRFRDGIDFPIAGDPATGMPWPGAEIDPSVNGNWQQALTPPRRDPLAIDLDGDGIETVGISASGAPILFDHNADGIKTGTGWLQGDDAWLVLDRNGNGTIDSGRELFGADTQISVTETLPGSTQPTTFSRNATSGFEALRALDIGDGSAGSAGFGDGVFDERDAEFVNVRLWRDINQDGISQTSELISLAEQGITSIALTATTTTINLNNGNTVTGQATVSRADGSITEIDSVDLTASNLNLADNPFYREFGDVIPLTTQARTAAQMQGSGWLRDLREAMSLSTTAAASFASKVAQYSAASSRDEQLAEVDALVELWAKTSGRFDDRWHRAVQATLVSQTSSSATYRYSTVDPIFYETMSPTSYTQGVGIGLEGNEYYTYIQAGQQSAKVLNDAGLEVFRRLAILEAFNGQRFINFTATQGTGGGSASSSSGGGGGGGGGMLAPGLQVNWWITLATQQIHSINQAYEALTSSVYEALVLQTRLKPYLDCITPVVDQAGLHFDTSTLSGKLDDQKLADERKALIDLIELTKYANGALELTGFDAVGLLRSWVDSLGAESALRAELLSLDLYSPAVSVGSSRADIYFGDASSNVFSAKSGDDLLDGGDGNDTLNGENGNDVLLGGEGADTLTGGVGADTLMGGAGNDNLYGDGMYGGNGGNDVLDGGAGNDTLVGGFGSDTYLFGRGDGQDTISNYADAWGGSVDPTVGKQDVLQFKAGVLASDVTLTRSGDNLVVRINGTTDQVIISNYFNNDGFGTQGYALEQIRFEDGTSWDVATVKTMVLQGTAGVDTITGYATDDTIAGLAGNDTLYGRDGNDTLDGGDGADTLNGENGNDVLLGGEGADTLTGGVGADTLMGGAGNDNLYGDGMYGGNGGNDVLDGGAGNDTLVGGYGSDTYLFGRGDGQDTISNRSDGYSGYADPTVGKQDVLQFKAGVLASDVTLTRSGDNLVVRINGTTDQVIISNYFNNDGFGTQGYALEQIRFEDGTSWDVATVKTMVLQGTAGVDTITGYATDDTIAGLAGNDTLYGRDGNDTLDGGDGADTLNGENGNDVLLGGEGADTLTGGVGADTLMGGAGNDNLYGDGMYGGNGGNDVLDGGAGNDTLVGGFGSDTYLFGRGDGQDTISNYADAWGGSADPTVGKQDVLQFKSGVLASDVTLTRSGDNLVVRINGTTDQVTISSYFVGDGVSAQGYAVEQIRFEDGTSWNVATVKAMMQATAGNDTLIGYATDDVLIGLGGNDTLYGRDGNDTLDGGDGADTLNGENGNDVLLGGEGADTLTGGVGADTLMGGAGNDNLYGDGMYGGNGGNDVLDGGAGNDTLVGGFGSDTYLFGRGDGQDTISNYADAWGGSVDPTVGKQDVLQFKAGVLASDVTLTRSGDNLVVRINGTTDQVIISNYFNNDGFGTQGYALEQIRFEDGTSWDVATVKTMVLQGTAGVDTITGYATDDTIAGLAGNDTLYGRDGNDTLDGGDGADTLNGENGNDVLLGGEGADTLTGGVGADTLMGGAGNDNLYGDGMYGGNGGNDVLDGGAGNDTLVGGYGSDTYLFGRGDGQDTISNRSDGYSGYADPTVGKQDVLQFKAGVLASDVTLTRSGDNLVVRINGTTDQVIISNYFNNDGFGTQGYALEQIRFEDGTSWDVATVKTMVLQGTAGVDTITGYATDDTIAGLAGNDTLYGRDGNDTLDGGDGADTLNGENGNDVLLGGEGADTLTGGVGADTLMGGAGNDNLYGDGMYGGNGGNDVLDGGAGNDTLVGGYGSDTYLFGRGDGQDTISNRSDGYSGYADPTVGKQDVLQFKAGVLASDVTLTRSGDNLVVRINGTTDQVIISNYFNNDGFGTQGYALEQIRFEDGTSWDVATVKTMVLQGTAGVDTITGYATDDTIAGLAGNDTLYGRDGNDTLDGGDGADTLNGENGNDVLLGGEGADTLTGGVGADTLMGGAGNDNLYGDGMYGGNGGNDVLDGGAGNDTLVGGYGSDTYLFGRGDGQDTISNRSDGYSGYADPTVGKQDVLQFKAGVLASDVTLTRSGDNLVVRINGTTDQVIISNYFNNDGFGTQGYALEQIRFEDGTSWDVATVKTMVLQGTAGVDTITGYVSDDVLTGLAGNDFLYGRNGNDILDGGEGNDTMDGGIGSDTYRFGLGGGSDVITDVDATAGNTDVVQMLDAVSADRLWFRRVSNNLEVSIIGTTDKLTVQNWYLGNQYHVEQFKSSDGLTLLDSKVQDLVNAMASFAPPAAGQTTLPSNYQETLVPVIAANWGP
- a CDS encoding HlyD family type I secretion periplasmic adaptor subunit, whose translation is MSAAHHVASEAANEAAPLPRHPAFELLARYKAVLQAAWALRHEMTGPRRMADEAAFLPAALSLQETPAHPAPRRVAWVICALFLIALVWSIFGQVDIVAVAPGRIVVSNRTKTLQPLERSVVKRVLVKDGDLVKAGQVLVELDPTMAAADGASVQEQLASAASEEDRTTALLAALKAGHAPVMKGASGRDQAQLQAEWQDINAKLAKLGAEHARRQAEIATVQETIAKLDATLPLAQQREADFKRLTSEGFISDHARQDRTRERIEQERDLATQKARLAEAQAALTESDNARSAYLAETQRTLNDRQAQASTKRIQLTQERSKTEQRTRLTQLTAPVAGTVQQVAVHTEGGVVTEAQVLMVIVPKDAQVTAEVVIDNKDIGFVNPGQIAAIKLETFPFTRYGTVEANVYSVTADAVNDEKRGAIFPATLTLRDNDILVDGKRIHLSPGMNLTAEIKTGRRSVFDYLLSPLQRTVSESLGER